Proteins found in one Pantoea cypripedii genomic segment:
- a CDS encoding transposase has translation VSRHAGLHVKQSQSGSSVNRPGRLGKAGNGHLRRAMYMAALSAAHHEPRANAFYTALVARGRKKIQAICAIMRKYLTGLWSCIKHGQDFDAAKLFSDRHP, from the coding sequence AGGTGAGTCGCCATGCGGGACTACACGTTAAGCAGAGCCAGTCAGGGAGCAGCGTAAACCGGCCGGGGCGTCTGGGTAAGGCAGGGAACGGTCACCTGCGCAGGGCAATGTATATGGCGGCGCTGAGTGCGGCGCACCATGAACCACGGGCCAATGCGTTTTACACGGCGTTAGTGGCGAGGGGCAGGAAAAAAATCCAGGCGATATGCGCCATCATGAGAAAATACCTGACCGGCTTATGGAGTTGCATAAAACACGGTCAGGACTTTGATGCAGCGAAGCTTTTTAGTGACAGGCATCCGTAA